A DNA window from Streptomyces canus contains the following coding sequences:
- a CDS encoding ABC transporter ATP-binding protein produces MSRGHLPVADQATVRRASVRLIRKDARAFTAVLALNALAALSGLAGPWLLGRIIDEVRAGDGVAAVDRLSLVLVVCASTQLLLARWARYVGHRFGERTLARVREEFVERTLALPASVVERAGTGDLTARGTADVATVGTTLRDAGPELLINSVQFLFLLAAVFVLDPLLGAVGVFGLLPIWFVLRWYLRRARDGYLAEGSATSDVAEILAATASGARTVEALRLEERRVRASRDALDTARGTRLYTLYLRSVFFPVVEVAYILPVAGVLLVGGMLHAQGVMSLGSVVAAALYLQQLVNPLDQILVRVEQLQSSGASFARVEGLAQAPRLTEGGSPAPADDRIDVTAVRYSYGRGAEVLHGVDLTVRPGERLAVVGPSGAGKTTLSRLLAGVDAPTSGSVTVGGVPVVGLDPEQLRRQVVLVTQEHHVFLGTVRDNLLIAEPGAGDEELWAALTAVGADGWVRELPEGLDTALGEDGCRTDGSQAQQLALARVVLADPHTLILDEATALLDPTTARHTERALAAVLEGRTVIAIAHRLHTAHDADRVAVMENGLLTELGTHEELVAADGAYAALWGSWHGDRPPVSDQGGKSV; encoded by the coding sequence ATGAGCAGGGGCCACCTCCCGGTCGCCGACCAGGCCACCGTACGGCGCGCGTCCGTCCGGCTGATACGCAAAGACGCCCGGGCCTTCACCGCCGTACTCGCCCTGAACGCACTCGCCGCCCTCAGCGGTCTGGCCGGACCGTGGCTGCTCGGCCGGATCATCGACGAGGTGCGCGCCGGTGACGGCGTGGCCGCGGTGGACCGGCTCTCGCTCGTCCTCGTGGTGTGCGCGAGCACTCAGCTCCTCCTCGCCCGCTGGGCCCGCTACGTCGGCCACCGTTTCGGCGAACGCACCCTCGCCCGCGTCCGCGAGGAGTTCGTGGAGCGCACCCTGGCCCTGCCCGCCTCCGTCGTGGAACGCGCCGGCACCGGCGACCTCACCGCCCGGGGCACCGCGGACGTCGCGACCGTCGGCACCACACTGCGCGACGCGGGACCCGAACTCCTCATCAACTCCGTGCAGTTCCTGTTCCTGCTGGCCGCTGTGTTCGTCCTGGACCCGCTGCTCGGTGCCGTCGGTGTGTTCGGTCTGCTGCCCATCTGGTTCGTCCTGCGCTGGTATCTGCGGCGGGCGCGGGACGGCTACCTGGCCGAGGGCTCCGCCACCTCGGACGTCGCCGAGATCCTTGCGGCCACGGCGTCCGGCGCCCGCACGGTCGAGGCGCTCCGACTCGAGGAGCGACGCGTCCGGGCGAGCCGGGACGCCCTCGACACGGCCCGCGGCACCCGCCTGTACACCCTCTACCTGCGCAGTGTGTTCTTCCCGGTGGTGGAGGTGGCGTACATCCTGCCCGTGGCCGGTGTGCTCCTGGTCGGCGGGATGCTGCACGCGCAGGGCGTGATGAGCCTCGGCTCGGTCGTGGCGGCCGCCCTGTACCTCCAGCAACTGGTCAACCCGCTCGACCAGATCCTGGTGCGGGTCGAGCAACTCCAGTCCAGCGGCGCCTCGTTCGCCCGCGTGGAGGGCCTCGCCCAGGCCCCACGCCTGACCGAAGGGGGCTCCCCCGCCCCCGCCGACGACCGCATCGACGTCACCGCCGTGCGCTACTCCTACGGCCGCGGCGCCGAGGTCCTGCACGGCGTCGACCTGACCGTGCGCCCCGGTGAACGCCTGGCCGTCGTGGGCCCGTCCGGCGCCGGGAAGACCACCCTGAGCAGGCTGCTCGCGGGTGTCGACGCGCCGACTTCCGGATCGGTGACCGTCGGCGGGGTTCCCGTGGTCGGCCTCGACCCCGAGCAGCTGCGGCGGCAGGTCGTCCTGGTCACCCAGGAGCACCACGTCTTCCTGGGCACGGTCCGCGACAACCTTCTCATCGCCGAACCCGGCGCCGGGGACGAGGAGTTGTGGGCCGCCCTGACCGCCGTGGGAGCCGACGGGTGGGTGCGGGAACTGCCCGAGGGACTCGACACCGCGCTCGGCGAGGACGGCTGCCGTACGGACGGTTCACAGGCGCAGCAACTCGCCCTGGCCCGCGTGGTGTTGGCGGACCCGCACACACTGATCCTCGACGAGGCGACCGCGCTCCTCGATCCCACGACCGCGCGGCACACCGAGCGCGCCCTGGCCGCCGTACTCGAAGGACGCACGGTCATCGCGATCGCGCACCGGCTGCACACCGCGCACGACGCGGACCGGGTGGCGGTGATGGAGAACGGCCTGCTGACCGAGCTCGGTACGCATGAGGAGCTGGTGGCGGCGGACGGGGCCTACGCGGCGCTGTGGGGGTCGTGGCACGGGGACCGGCCCCCGGTGTCCGACCAGGGTGGAAAGTCCGTATAG
- a CDS encoding M4 family metallopeptidase — translation MRDSSSHRRTPRTLHRKAATVALVGVSALIAAAVQSGAATAAPQKAPSAASKVIPGAESLKLTPAQRAELIREANATTADTAKDLGLGAKEKLVVRDVVKDGDGTLHTRYERTYDGLPVLGGDLVVETAKSGATEAVVKATQKAIRPATTTAALPAAKAETQALKAAKAADAKTPDVNRAPRKVIWAGNGTPTLAYETVVGGLQEDGTPNELHVVTDAATGAKLYEYQGIENGTGNTMYSGTVTLGTTQSGSTYNLTDGARGGHKTYNLNRGTSGTGTLFSGPDDIWGNGSASNTETAGADAHYGAALTWDYYKNVQGRSGIRGDGVGAYSRVHYGNNYVNAFWSDSCFCMTYGDGSGNTHPLTSIDVAGHEMTHGVTSNTAGLNYSGESGGLNEATSDIFGTAVEFYANNSSDVGDYLIGEEIDINGDGSPLRYMDKPSKDGASKDSWYSGIGSVDVHYSSGPANHFFYLLSEGSGTKTINGVTYNSSTSDGLPVTGIGRDKAEKIWFRALTTKFTTTTNYAAARTGTLAAAGELYGTTSAEYTAVANAWAGVAVGSRPGGGGGTSFESTTDVSIPDNGAAVNSPITVSGRTGNAPSNLAVAVDIVHTYIGDLRVQLIAPDGTAYTLKAYGTGGSTDNLDTTYTVDASSEVANGTWQLRVQDNAAQDTGYINSWKLTFP, via the coding sequence TTGAGAGACAGTTCCTCCCACAGACGCACCCCCCGCACCCTGCACCGCAAGGCCGCCACTGTGGCCCTCGTCGGTGTCTCCGCCCTGATCGCCGCGGCCGTCCAGTCGGGCGCCGCCACCGCCGCCCCTCAGAAGGCACCGTCGGCCGCGAGCAAGGTGATCCCGGGCGCCGAGTCCCTCAAGCTCACCCCCGCCCAGCGCGCCGAGCTGATACGCGAGGCGAACGCCACCACGGCGGACACCGCCAAGGACCTCGGCCTGGGCGCCAAGGAGAAGCTGGTCGTCCGTGACGTCGTCAAGGACGGCGACGGCACGCTCCACACCCGCTACGAGCGCACCTACGACGGACTGCCCGTCCTCGGCGGCGACCTGGTCGTGGAGACCGCGAAGTCCGGGGCGACCGAGGCGGTCGTCAAGGCCACCCAGAAGGCCATCAGGCCCGCCACGACCACGGCCGCGCTGCCCGCCGCCAAGGCCGAGACGCAGGCCCTGAAGGCCGCGAAGGCGGCGGACGCGAAGACCCCCGACGTCAACCGCGCCCCGCGCAAGGTCATCTGGGCCGGCAACGGCACGCCGACCCTGGCGTACGAGACGGTCGTCGGTGGTCTCCAGGAGGACGGCACGCCGAACGAGCTGCACGTCGTCACGGACGCGGCGACCGGCGCGAAGCTCTACGAGTACCAGGGCATCGAGAACGGCACCGGCAACACCATGTACAGCGGCACGGTCACCCTCGGCACCACCCAGTCCGGGTCGACGTACAACCTGACCGACGGGGCGCGCGGCGGCCACAAGACGTACAACCTCAACCGCGGCACCTCCGGCACGGGCACCCTCTTCTCCGGCCCCGACGACATCTGGGGCAACGGCAGCGCGTCCAACACGGAGACCGCGGGCGCCGACGCGCACTACGGGGCCGCGCTCACCTGGGACTACTACAAGAACGTGCAGGGGCGTTCGGGTATCCGCGGTGACGGTGTCGGGGCGTACTCCCGGGTCCACTACGGCAACAACTACGTCAACGCGTTCTGGTCGGACAGCTGCTTCTGCATGACGTACGGCGACGGCTCGGGCAACACCCACCCGCTGACGTCGATCGACGTGGCCGGTCACGAGATGACCCACGGCGTCACGTCGAACACCGCGGGACTCAACTACTCGGGAGAGTCCGGCGGGCTGAACGAGGCGACCTCCGACATCTTCGGCACGGCCGTCGAGTTCTACGCCAACAACTCCTCCGACGTCGGTGACTACCTCATCGGCGAGGAGATCGACATCAACGGCGACGGCTCGCCGCTGCGTTACATGGACAAGCCGAGCAAGGACGGTGCGTCCAAGGACAGTTGGTACTCGGGGATCGGGTCGGTGGACGTCCACTACTCGTCAGGCCCCGCGAACCACTTCTTCTACCTCCTGTCGGAGGGCAGTGGCACCAAGACCATCAACGGTGTCACCTACAACTCCTCGACGTCGGACGGCCTTCCGGTCACCGGCATCGGCCGGGACAAGGCGGAGAAGATCTGGTTCCGCGCGCTGACCACGAAGTTCACGACCACGACCAACTACGCGGCAGCCCGCACCGGCACCCTCGCGGCGGCGGGTGAGCTGTACGGCACGACGAGCGCCGAGTACACGGCCGTGGCGAACGCCTGGGCGGGCGTGGCGGTCGGCTCGCGTCCCGGCGGTGGCGGCGGCACCTCTTTCGAGTCGACCACCGACGTATCGATTCCGGACAACGGGGCGGCGGTCAACTCGCCGATCACCGTGTCAGGGCGTACGGGCAACGCGCCCTCGAACCTCGCGGTCGCGGTCGACATCGTGCACACCTACATCGGTGACCTCCGGGTACAGCTGATCGCCCCGGACGGCACGGCGTACACGCTGAAGGCGTACGGCACCGGTGGCAGCACCGACAACCTCGACACCACGTACACGGTGGACGCCTCCTCCGAGGTCGCCAACGGCACCTGGCAGTTGCGGGTCCAGGACAACGCGGCCCAGGACACCGGCTACATCAACAGCTGGAAGCTCACCTTCCCGTAG